The DNA region ACGGTTCACTAGGTTCCATTTATTGACTTCGAGTCTGAACGGTATCTAAGCCCACATGAAAATCGCCCTTCTCCCGTTCTCCAGAAACAAAGAGACCTCTGGGATTTGGAGAGTCAATTCGGTCCATACGACGGATCTGTTGGTCTACAGCGCCCAGAAACCTTAGACCAGGCATACCATGATGGATATACGGCTCTCAATCAAACAGACAAAGATCAGGTAGTGTACAAGTGGTTGAAAGAACGGAATTGCGCACCAGAGACGCCTGAAACAAATAACACACTACTGAAGCTTCTCATGGTTCGTCAGTTGTGGATGTGGAAACTGGACGAAAGTGGGACTTATTACTACTGCTGTGCTCTTGCGAATAACCTGTTGGCTAACACGTAACTAGGAACGATTCTTACAGCAATGCCCCCGAGGTGGGATGGCGAATCCAAAGAGACCCTGTTTGAGATAGTATCGCGGTGTTTGCCATTACACGCTTGGAGCACCCATCACGCACTGGTTCAACAGATCCTCCTTCAATGTCTCAGGTTACCTGATGAGTTTGAACAGTCAGGTCTTGGATATCACATCTTGGATATCTTTGAGAACTGGATAGCGAAACAGGAGAATAAAGAAGTGGGGCTTTTTAAGCATTTTTGCCAATTCGTCGAAGACCATGACACCGACAGAGAGAACCACGGATTGGATCATGAGTCTCTCAAAATCAGAGGACAGATTCAGATCATTTACGAGCTTAAAGACGTTCTGGGAGAGCTTGCCATCCTAAAGCAACTATTTACGAATCAGGAGGAGATTGCCGAAAGGTACCACAGCACATGTCCGCAGGGCGACGGGAGCATATCTCACGAGACTTTTATCCAGCAGTCCCGGATTCGAGCCTTTATTGACCGGGTCGATAGACTGGAAGCCAACGCCACCAGAGTTCGCGCAGCGGTGGGTCACATTTGCTTTGGGGAGTTAAGGACTAATGGCTGACATTTTAACCGTATAACTCTGCTTAGGTGGATCATCTCGTCAGTGTCAAACAAGCTCAGGGCTCTTTTATTGTGTCGAAACTCGCCAACATCGAAGCCGTGAAGTCCCGCCAACTGAACAACTACGCGTTGCTTCTTACCGCCGTCACTATCGTTTTTGTAAGTTTCATTCAACTGACGTTGGTCCAGCGACTATAATCTCTGCACGGTGCTTATTTCGGTGGTGATTATCGGCAAAACTGGACATGAAATGCGTCTACCCTACGATACTAATAACACCATACCTAGACACCTTTGGCGTTTATGCTCGCCCTCTTCGCAATATCGATTGAAGGTTTCCCGCATGACGATACCGGAGAGCCTTTTTATAGGTCTTCCTGGATCACAGGTCGATTGTGTGAGTACATACATGTACCCGAGACTTGTGTTTGACGTCCTCCATAGTTTGATTCTGATATCTGTGTCTATTGGGCAGTTGCTGGGGAGTTGGTCAGTCTTTTTGCGATATCTTTAGGCTTTTTGGCGATAAAGAATGCAAACAAAAGAGATGAGGAAAATCTCAAGCAGCGGCTGAGCAGGGAAAACTCCAGTGTGCCCGCAGTTCGAGGCATACTAGAAGGTCTCCGTCAAATGGTTCATCCCTCGACTGCACGCGTTGCACAAGATGCCCAAGGCgaccaaaacatcaacaatGGAGTAGCTCAAACCGATGAGGTCCCTTTGGCCGACAACAACGGTGGAGGAACTGAAGCTACCGGGGAGGTCCCTCCCGCTCGGGAAAGTCCTCCATAGCTTAGGCAACGCGGATCAGGGAGACCGCTGCGTGGTAGACAGCAGGGTGAACCAGACTTGGAACAACAggaggtacctaggtagtttTTCAGGACAGCGACAACTTACCTGAACCACAGTGGGAGCCTCGAGTGATTAGTCTGAGTGAAACCTAAAGATCACAGCCTTGGAGGTAACGCGGTGAAAAGAACAGAGAGGGACAGCAAACTGAGTTGAGTGTTTCGGGTTTCTAGGCACCTTCACCACGATAATAATTGAGACACCAAACCTCAAAGGCACATTAATAGGCCTTTTAGCTATGTTTGAAGGCCTCTTgactatctttaaaggcccTTTAATTGGCTTTTCAGGTATGTATTATGGGGTtacttgctgttgctgtctcAATTActttgtggtgagggtgctaGGATGTCATTTGGACTTTGAGAATTTCAACATCTCTTTCAGAGTCACACAAGATACCTCTGGTATCCAATTCCATTGAAGAGTTGGCAAAATAGACGAAAAGGGTTTGAGGCATATTTCAACAGCTACCCTACGTGTTACTCGTTGAGGCCTGTCAGCAGTTTTGAAAGACTTTTAATTACCTCTcaaggtgttgttgggaaTATCATCCTGTCTTAACCTATGTTACAGTGTCAATCATGTTTTCTACAATTCAACGGTATTGTAGCCTTTTATCACCACAGTAGCCCCAAACAAGAGATCAACTTCTTCAATGCAATTTTTTGCTGGTCGTTCTCAATGGATGTGCATAGATTCTACCTTACAAACATGTCTCCTTCGTGTCATACACCCTCCATAaatccaacatcaaccaaaTGCAATTTAAACCCTACCCCTGAGTctaacctccacccccttctgCCTCCAAAACCAACTATTCACCGtctcccactccctctcccgatCCGCCAGCGTAACCTCATACCTATTCAAAACCGTGGCCACAAGCTTATACGTTTCCACCAACGCCAAGTTCCTCCCCAAACAAATCCTCGACCCAGCCCCAAAGCTCAAGTCACAGGCATTCCACTTTTGCATTCTCTTTTTATACTCCTCATCGGTCTCCCCACCTTTGACATCCCGCAACCACCTCTCAGGCCTAAACTCGTCCGCATCAGAACCCCAAACAGTCTTGTTCCTGTTGCCAATATAAGGATTGATACCAACGGCCACCCCGCCAGGAACAAAGTCGCCGTTGGGAAGGGTGAACCCCTCAGCAGGGACATAACGCTCAAGCGGCATAGCTACAGCAGGATGAACACGGAGCGCCTCCCTGACCACAGCCTCGAGGTAGGGCAGCTGGCGAGCTTGAAAGTAAGGAAAGGCGTTGGAGTTTTCAATCCCCGCTGAACGAACCTCCCCTACCAGACGGGCATAGACGGCTGGGTTCTTCAAGACGTAATAAAAGATGGCTCGGATAGTGATGGCTGTCGTGTCTGCTCCCGCGATGAGGTTGACGAGCAAATACCCAAACACCATGCCGTCGTGGACGGTGTCGGGATGGTTATTCTTGGAATCGATAAAGTGTTGGAGATAGTCGGGGACCTTAGGGTTGAAGTTCTTGTCTTGACCTTGCATGCGGGCGATGAGAGAGGTCATGGCGATGTTGGTGACGTtgctgaggttggggggaccgatgcggaggatggggttcttgtcgaggaggaagtcCAGCCAAGGGATCTGGCCGACGGAGGCGAAGTAGTCGAGGGATTTGTCGGCTGTGGCGATGGAGCTGTCAAAGTCGTGACCTTGGGTCATGTAGCCGAAGGGTTTGGAGAAGGTGACCGAGGTGATGAGGTCCCAGGCATCTGGAGAGGAAAGACGAGTTAGCTGCCTGTGTGCAATTGAAGGGAGATGAGAATGCAAAGATAGGTAGGCAGGGGAACTGACAGAATGCAACCCATTCTCCCAAATCACAGGTCCCCTGACCGCCTTGGGCAAAACGATTGTCGAGCTGTTGCATGAGCTCTCCGAGAACGTTGTCCATGTGTGACTCGAGGGCCAGTACACTGCCGAGAGAGTAATGCTTGACAATCGGACGCTTCATTTGAGCGTGCTCAGTCTGATCGGTGGTGCTGAAAATATCTATTGTATTGTCAGCCACAACACTCAGGACGTCTAGGCATTGAAGGCAACAAACGGTAGGTAATTTTCCCATTGACGAGGGCACTGTTATTGTGGTAGAACTCGGTCTGAGAAGTTTCGGTGTTAGTAAAGTTGACGGCATGACCTCGTTGTAGGTAGGAACACAAACCTTGCGCCATTTTCCATCAGTGCCATACAACACTTTGGATAACTCAGGGTAATCGAGATCCAGTAAGTTGGGACCAATGCGCACCACTGGTCCATACCTGTCGTGAAGCCTCTTCATGGTCAACTCATACTTGCCGGTTCTCACATGGTAAAGACGCCAGATGTTTGTGTATCCTGATAGTGACAGTATGATCAGCACATGCCGAGCATAGGGTGGCTGACTGAGAATGGGCAAACATaccggagaggaaggggccTGGATACCCACGCAATGGAGATGTAGCCCATGAAAATGTGAACCAAAGAAGCAAAGTGACAATGGGAGCAACAAGCACAGTCACAGCCAGTCTGGCCAGTACACGACTGTCTAAAGTGGGCAGACTCCCGTAGCGGAAAGCAACGAGTGAATCGAGGATTCCGTTTGATGTCGACATCCTGATGTTGCTGCGTGTGTGAGAAAAAGATACAACAGGCAGCCCAGCTTCGGAAAGAATATCCAAGGACAAACGTTGCTTTTCACGAGGCAGTTCCGGGGTATAAAGCCCTACGAGCATGCTTTCTGCCCCGCCCCCCTGATATTTCCCCTGATTGGTTTACCCCGAACATCCCGATATCATTCCTGCCCCCTCGCTCACTTAGGTTCAGTCTTTCTGCTCGCAGCGAGAAGCCCACACAGTGCCGAGAGGCTGACTGTAGTACCGGGAGAGGGGGCCAGATGTGGTGACGGGGCCCAGGTCTAGCGGCACTGTAGAGACTGGGCACAAATGTTGATCTCAAACCAGCTATCTCGTACGCCTCAACGCCGCTTCATTTAGAAGCAAGGCTATATTGGATGCCTTATGCGTGTGGTAGCCAGACAAATTGCACATTTGGGAATTCAAACGCGTAACATCAAACTAATATTGTCTGACTGCTCATCAAGCTGTGGCCAGGAGGGCGTCAACCCCTGAGGCGGAAAGTCAACAAATTTTGGAACATGTCATCTCACACTGAAAAGAAGGAAGAAGGGTGAGAATGGGGACAAACCTCGGATATACCTCCGTGATCAACCACGGCTTGCCTGATTTGGCAGGGGAACACGAGCCTCGGGTTCATGTTGCCTGGGACAGAGAACACTACCTGTAGATACAACAGTGATAATGTAGCTGCCGGCAGTTTGATCAGGCAATAGTTGGACAGTGCCAGACTTTCTTCGTCCAAGAACTGTGTAGATCTTGCAATGAGACGGTGGGGCAGTGCGTCTATCCATGAGGCCTCTGTGTTACATTGCGTTCTTCAAGGCCTCGGCATCACTAGCGTGGGTGGCCTTCCAGGAAATGGAACTCCGCTTCTGACAGCGGGTGCGGCCCTTTCCCGTTTCTGGTCTGTGTCACTCTGGGGTTGGATCCTTCGCCTTATCCTCCCGTCCTTGGCAACGGGGAATCTTGTCCAGACACGCAGGTTGAACTCAATAGCAAGTCCTGGTCAATGACTGTCAACTCTCTGGGAATGAGGAGGTAGACACACTACTTCCATTGAACTTCCCTTCTGTCATATCTAACGCCACTCTGGCACCACTTCGAAATTCCAAATGCACAAAAGAGGAGATACTTAGACGCCACAATCCATTGCAGTCCCTGGCAAGGAGAATCTGGCAACCCGTTATTGGGTGACCCGAAATGCTGGGTCTGAATATTGTTTGAGGTTCCGTTCCTGGCCCGGGAAACTTCCCCGACAGCCCCTGCCATGCCTGATCAATCTTATACATCATATCATGGCAGCAGATCATCCAGTTATCCTGGCACGCACACTGTGCTTTCTTCAGTTTCCCAAATCTTCACCGGCTTCTTGCATTTTCCCCGCTTTGGAAGTCAGAAATTCCAGCAACTCCAGCGaatcgtcctcctcctcgcccaacGCAATCGATGGTCCCTTGCGCATGTAAAATGGAAACTCAAACGCCGCGCCTGGAAGAAACTGGCATACTCCCAGTCGACTATCGCTGTTATGCGCAACGTCTCAGGGTCAACGGTTACATTGTGCTGTGAGCAGTCACCATGACAAAAGACGTAATCTTCACCGTCTTTTGCCTCCGACTCCTTGCAGGACGACCAGTTGTCTTCACTGGGTGATCCCCAAGACACGATACGGAGGGATCACAATCCCGGATGGCCCACCGAGGCGCTTGGATTTGATTCCTTTCAACTTAGCCAGGT from Podospora pseudopauciseta strain CBS 411.78 chromosome 6, whole genome shotgun sequence includes:
- a CDS encoding hypothetical protein (COG:Q; EggNog:ENOG503P0NF); the encoded protein is MLVGLYTPELPREKQRLSLDILSEAGLPVVSFSHTRSNIRMSTSNGILDSLVAFRYGSLPTLDSRVLARLAVTVLVAPIVTLLLWFTFSWATSPLRGYPGPFLSGYTNIWRLYHVRTGKYELTMKRLHDRYGPVVRIGPNLLDLDYPELSKVLYGTDGKWRKTEFYHNNSALVNGKITYHIFSTTDQTEHAQMKRPIVKHYSLGSVLALESHMDNVLGELMQQLDNRFAQGGQGTCDLGEWVAFYAWDLITSVTFSKPFGYMTQGHDFDSSIATADKSLDYFASVGQIPWLDFLLDKNPILRIGPPNLSNVTNIAMTSLIARMQGQDKNFNPKVPDYLQHFIDSKNNHPDTVHDGMVFGYLLVNLIAGADTTAITIRAIFYYVLKNPAVYARLVGEVRSAGIENSNAFPYFQARQLPYLEAVVREALRVHPAVAMPLERYVPAEGFTLPNGDFVPGGVAVGINPYIGNRNKTVWGSDADEFRPERWLRDVKGGETDEEYKKRMQKWNACDLSFGAGSRICLGRNLALVETYKLVATVLNRYEVTLADREREWETVNSWFWRQKGVEVRLRGRV